The Oscillatoria sp. FACHB-1407 genome window below encodes:
- a CDS encoding hydrogenase maturation protease — translation MLTIIGCGNPNRGDDGVGVAIAQRLQAHLTAHPIPDVQVFDCGTAGIEVMFRAKGSDRLIIIDASSTGSPPGAVFEVPGSELEALPSPSYNLHDFRWDHALAAGRKIFSEFPTDVTVYLIEAENLGFSVDLSPSVEQSSNLVFSKILETLC, via the coding sequence ATGCTCACTATCATTGGCTGTGGTAATCCTAATCGAGGTGATGATGGGGTTGGAGTGGCGATCGCCCAACGCCTGCAAGCTCACCTCACCGCTCATCCCATTCCCGATGTGCAAGTGTTTGACTGTGGCACTGCCGGAATTGAAGTGATGTTTCGCGCCAAGGGAAGCGATCGCCTGATCATTATCGATGCCAGTTCCACCGGATCACCCCCCGGAGCCGTGTTTGAAGTCCCCGGATCGGAACTGGAGGCGTTGCCCAGTCCCAGCTACAATCTGCACGATTTTCGTTGGGATCATGCCCTTGCTGCCGGACGCAAAATCTTCTCAGAGTTCCCGACCGATGTCACGGTCTACTTAATTGAAGCCGAGAATTTGGGCTTTAGCGTAGACCTCAGCCCTTCTGTGGAACAAAGCAGCAACCTCGTCTTTTCTAAGATTCTTGAAACGTTATGTTAG
- the hypD gene encoding hydrogenase formation protein HypD, whose amino-acid sequence MKYVSEYRDPQKVDGVLQEIRQLGEALTAKKERPIKLMEICGGHTHAIFKYGLEDLLPPTIEMIHGPGCPVCIMPKGRLDDAIAIAENPNVIFTTFGDAMRVPGSKHSLLQAKAKGADIRMVYSPLDALQIAKVNCDRPVVFFAIGFETTAPSTALTVLQAAAEGIENFSLFCNHVLVVPALEALLSNPDLQLDGFIGPGHVSMVIGTEPYRVIAERYRKPLVVSGFEPLDLLQSIWMVLQQLVEQRCEVENQYARFVQSEGNPVGLDAMRQVFQVREAFEWRGLGDIPQSGLKMRPEYAQFDAEVKFTLPHRQVADHKACACGEILKGVKKPWECKVFGTGCTPEHPIGACMVSSEGACAAYYKYGRLSLESPAKKQPLRQELEMST is encoded by the coding sequence ATGAAGTATGTCAGTGAGTATCGCGATCCTCAAAAAGTAGATGGCGTATTACAAGAAATTAGACAATTGGGAGAAGCTTTAACAGCCAAGAAAGAACGACCCATTAAGTTGATGGAAATTTGTGGCGGACATACTCATGCTATTTTTAAGTATGGGTTAGAAGACTTACTTCCGCCCACCATTGAGATGATTCATGGTCCCGGTTGTCCTGTCTGCATCATGCCTAAAGGACGATTGGATGATGCGATCGCCATTGCCGAAAATCCCAATGTCATCTTTACCACCTTTGGCGATGCCATGCGGGTTCCCGGTTCCAAACATAGCTTGTTACAGGCAAAGGCAAAAGGGGCAGATATTCGCATGGTGTATTCGCCGTTGGATGCACTGCAAATTGCTAAAGTGAATTGCGATCGCCCCGTTGTCTTTTTTGCAATCGGCTTTGAAACAACGGCTCCCAGTACGGCATTAACGGTTCTGCAAGCAGCAGCGGAAGGCATTGAAAACTTTAGCTTGTTTTGCAATCACGTTCTGGTTGTGCCTGCGTTAGAAGCCCTGCTGAGTAACCCTGATTTGCAGTTGGATGGCTTTATCGGTCCGGGGCATGTCAGCATGGTGATTGGCACAGAACCGTATCGGGTGATTGCTGAACGATACCGCAAACCGCTTGTCGTATCTGGGTTTGAGCCTTTAGATCTATTGCAATCAATCTGGATGGTGTTGCAGCAGTTGGTAGAACAACGCTGTGAAGTGGAGAATCAATACGCCCGATTTGTGCAATCCGAGGGAAACCCTGTCGGGTTGGATGCTATGCGGCAAGTATTTCAGGTACGAGAAGCGTTTGAGTGGCGAGGCTTGGGTGACATTCCCCAATCTGGGTTGAAGATGCGCCCCGAATACGCTCAATTTGATGCAGAGGTAAAATTCACCTTGCCCCATCGTCAGGTTGCCGACCATAAAGCCTGTGCCTGTGGCGAAATTCTCAAAGGGGTGAAGAAGCCCTGGGAATGTAAAGTATTTGGCACTGGATGCACACCAGAACACCCGATTGGAGCTTGTATGGTGTCTTCGGAAGGAGCCTGTGCGGCGTATTACAAGTATGGTCGATTATCGTTAGAATCTCCTGCTAAAAAGCAGCCTTTGCGTCAGGAATTGGAGATGAGCACGTAG
- a CDS encoding HypC/HybG/HupF family hydrogenase formation chaperone produces MCLGIPGQIVEITSAEQKLAIIDVGGVKRQVNIACIVDTDHPVESCVGDWVLVHVGFAMSRVDPTEAAETLSLLEELAEVHQAMAASGLN; encoded by the coding sequence ATGTGTTTAGGAATTCCCGGTCAAATTGTCGAAATTACGAGTGCTGAACAGAAGTTGGCGATCATCGATGTGGGGGGTGTGAAACGACAGGTGAATATTGCCTGTATTGTGGACACCGATCATCCCGTTGAATCCTGTGTCGGAGATTGGGTGTTAGTGCATGTGGGATTTGCCATGAGTCGAGTCGATCCCACAGAGGCAGCAGAGACGTTGAGTCTGTTAGAAGAACTTGCCGAAGTGCATCAAGCGATGGCAGCGAGTGGATTAAATTAA
- a CDS encoding nickel-dependent hydrogenase large subunit, with protein sequence MPVQTLDISPVGRVEGDLDVRVEIEDGQVVNAWTHAELFRGFEIILKGKDPQAGLIVTPRACGICGGSHLTCASWALDTAWGTEVPRNAILARNLGQLAESIQSIPRYFYGLFAIDLTHKKYQHSPFYEEACRRFAAYTGTSYELGVTISGKPVEIYALLGGQWPHSSYMVPGGVMCAPTLTDITRAWSILEYFRKNWLEPVWLGCSLERYEEIQTYEDFLIWLDEDPKHANSDLGFYWRMGLDIGLDKYGAGVGKYVTWGYLPHEDKYQKPTIEGRNAALIMKSGVYDSFTDTHTLMNHALARENTSHSWYNEGNADVHPFDRTTTPIQKNEHDFNGAYSWSSAVRHIQSGRLEAGALARQLVAGGRHGESWQHYDGFILSMFKAMGGANIHVRQMARVHELVKLYRQAEHCLREFHLNEPFYIKPTEKDGRGWGATEAARGALCHWVEIEGGKIKNYQMIAPTTWNVGPRDGDGQLGPIESALVGTPIQDPTDPIEVGHVARSFDSCLVCTVHAHDAKTGEELARFRTA encoded by the coding sequence ATGCCAGTTCAAACGTTAGACATCTCCCCGGTCGGACGGGTAGAAGGCGATTTAGATGTTCGCGTGGAAATTGAAGATGGTCAGGTCGTCAACGCCTGGACTCACGCCGAACTGTTTCGCGGTTTTGAAATTATTCTCAAAGGCAAAGATCCGCAAGCAGGACTGATTGTGACCCCCCGCGCCTGTGGTATCTGTGGTGGTTCTCACCTTACCTGCGCCTCCTGGGCACTCGATACCGCCTGGGGGACAGAAGTTCCGCGTAACGCCATTCTGGCGCGAAATTTAGGACAGCTTGCCGAATCGATTCAAAGCATTCCTCGTTACTTTTATGGGTTGTTTGCGATCGACCTGACCCACAAGAAATATCAGCACAGTCCCTTTTACGAAGAAGCCTGCCGCCGTTTTGCTGCCTATACCGGAACTTCTTATGAGTTGGGTGTCACGATCTCCGGGAAGCCCGTCGAAATCTACGCCCTGCTCGGCGGACAGTGGCCTCACTCTAGCTACATGGTTCCCGGTGGTGTGATGTGTGCGCCGACGCTAACGGACATTACCCGCGCCTGGTCGATTCTCGAATACTTCCGCAAGAACTGGTTAGAACCCGTATGGCTCGGTTGTTCTCTGGAACGTTACGAAGAGATCCAAACCTATGAGGACTTCCTGATCTGGTTAGATGAAGACCCCAAACACGCGAATTCTGACTTGGGCTTCTACTGGCGGATGGGATTGGATATCGGGTTGGACAAGTACGGGGCGGGTGTCGGTAAATACGTCACCTGGGGTTACCTGCCACACGAAGACAAGTATCAGAAACCGACCATTGAAGGACGCAATGCAGCGTTGATCATGAAGAGTGGTGTGTACGACAGCTTTACGGATACGCACACCTTGATGAATCACGCTCTGGCGCGGGAGAACACGAGCCACTCCTGGTATAACGAAGGGAATGCCGATGTGCATCCGTTCGATCGCACCACGACACCGATTCAAAAGAATGAACATGACTTCAACGGGGCATACTCCTGGTCAAGTGCTGTTCGCCATATTCAATCGGGACGGTTAGAAGCCGGAGCATTAGCGCGACAACTGGTTGCAGGTGGCAGACATGGCGAGTCGTGGCAACACTACGATGGTTTTATCCTGAGTATGTTTAAGGCAATGGGTGGTGCCAATATTCATGTGCGACAAATGGCACGAGTCCACGAGTTGGTGAAACTTTACCGTCAAGCGGAACATTGCCTGCGCGAATTCCACTTGAATGAGCCTTTCTACATTAAGCCCACTGAGAAAGATGGACGCGGTTGGGGCGCAACGGAAGCCGCACGGGGTGCGCTGTGTCACTGGGTTGAAATCGAAGGTGGCAAGATTAAGAACTATCAAATGATTGCACCCACCACCTGGAATGTGGGTCCTCGCGATGGTGATGGGCAACTGGGTCCGATTGAGTCTGCCCTGGTGGGAACACCGATTCAAGATCCAACAGACCCGATCGAGGTAGGGCACGTAGCGCGATCGTTCGATTCTTGCCTGGTTTGCACTGTTCACGCACATGATGCCAAAACAGGTGAAGAATTGGCTCGGTTTAGAACGGCTTAA
- a CDS encoding hydrogenase small subunit, whose product MVNVLWLQGGACSGNTMSFLNAEEPSVCDLITDFGINVLWHPSLGLELGEQLQQLLWDCVSGKIALDILVFEGSVVNAPNGTGTWNRFAARPMKDWLADLSAVAGFVVAVGDCATWGGIPAMAPNPSESQGLQFLKRQEGGFLGKDYRSKAGLPVINIPGCPAHPDWITQILVAIATNRLGDVTLDELNRPQTFFKSFTQTGCTRNVHFAYKAGTHEFGQRRGCLYYDLGCRGPMTHSSCNRILWNRVSSKTRAGMPCMGCTEPEFPFHDLKPGTVFKTQTVMGVPKELPTGVNKKDYALLSIVAKDATPRWAEEDIFTV is encoded by the coding sequence ATGGTAAACGTCCTTTGGCTTCAGGGTGGTGCCTGTTCGGGCAACACCATGTCGTTTTTGAATGCAGAAGAACCGAGTGTTTGTGACTTGATCACCGACTTCGGAATCAACGTGTTGTGGCATCCATCGCTGGGCTTGGAACTCGGCGAACAGTTGCAGCAACTCTTGTGGGATTGTGTCAGCGGCAAAATTGCGCTCGACATTCTCGTATTTGAAGGCAGCGTCGTTAATGCCCCCAATGGCACTGGCACCTGGAATCGCTTTGCGGCACGTCCGATGAAGGATTGGCTAGCCGATTTGTCAGCCGTTGCTGGCTTTGTTGTAGCCGTGGGCGATTGTGCGACGTGGGGCGGTATTCCTGCGATGGCTCCTAATCCCAGCGAATCTCAAGGGTTGCAGTTCCTCAAACGTCAAGAAGGCGGTTTTCTTGGCAAAGACTATCGCTCTAAAGCAGGGCTTCCAGTCATCAACATTCCCGGTTGTCCGGCACACCCGGATTGGATTACGCAAATATTGGTGGCGATCGCCACTAATCGCCTGGGCGATGTTACCCTCGACGAACTCAACCGTCCTCAAACCTTCTTCAAGAGCTTCACTCAAACGGGTTGTACCCGCAACGTTCACTTCGCTTACAAAGCTGGAACTCACGAATTTGGTCAACGGCGTGGCTGTCTCTACTATGATCTTGGCTGTCGTGGACCCATGACCCACTCCTCCTGCAACCGCATTCTGTGGAATCGCGTTTCCTCTAAAACCCGCGCTGGAATGCCCTGTATGGGTTGCACTGAACCTGAATTTCCTTTCCACGATCTCAAACCGGGCACTGTCTTCAAAACGCAAACAGTGATGGGTGTACCTAAAGAACTTCCCACCGGAGTTAACAAGAAGGACTACGCCCTGCTCAGTATCGTTGCCAAAGATGCTACTCCCCGGTGGGCAGAAGAAGATATTTTCACGGTTTAA
- a CDS encoding NifU family protein translates to MVQAPASQSIHQHTYQNTNQNTENTITEPQLEALVNDIHHYETIISAWDESQQATISGYKRAIEALHREAFVRLIRSVKQESMSALRHAVEDEVVYGLLRYHNLIKPPAPPLEQRIELALAEVRPGLKGHNGDVELVAIHPPDTVEVRLIGACSHCPASSLTLTQGVEEVIKRYCPEINRVIATETTQLSAHTASQISPFVSHHPGWLEVTALAEVPQGRVLAMKLEGKSLLLTRIGSEVVCYHNACSHLGVPLDGGEIEQQILTCPDHGFQYRLATGECLTSPQTPLQSYPVEVRDGQVFVQLGL, encoded by the coding sequence ATGGTTCAGGCTCCAGCCTCTCAATCCATTCATCAACATACATATCAGAATACAAATCAAAATACTGAAAACACAATAACTGAGCCGCAACTCGAAGCACTGGTGAATGACATTCATCATTACGAGACGATTATTAGTGCGTGGGATGAATCTCAACAAGCAACGATATCAGGATACAAACGGGCGATCGAAGCCTTACATCGAGAAGCATTCGTGCGGTTAATTCGCAGTGTAAAACAAGAATCGATGTCTGCGCTGCGTCATGCCGTTGAAGATGAAGTAGTGTATGGATTGTTGCGTTACCACAACTTAATTAAACCGCCTGCACCACCGTTAGAACAACGAATTGAATTGGCATTAGCGGAGGTTCGTCCCGGTTTGAAAGGTCACAATGGTGATGTAGAACTGGTGGCAATTCATCCCCCTGACACCGTTGAGGTGCGGTTGATTGGAGCCTGTAGCCATTGCCCAGCATCTAGCCTGACGCTGACCCAGGGGGTTGAAGAGGTGATCAAACGCTATTGCCCCGAAATCAATCGAGTGATCGCAACAGAGACAACTCAACTCTCAGCGCATACTGCTTCTCAAATCAGCCCCTTTGTCAGTCACCATCCCGGTTGGTTGGAAGTCACCGCTCTGGCAGAAGTGCCACAGGGCAGAGTGTTGGCAATGAAGCTGGAAGGCAAATCCTTATTGCTTACTCGCATCGGTTCAGAAGTGGTGTGTTATCACAACGCCTGTAGCCATTTGGGAGTGCCACTCGATGGCGGAGAGATTGAACAGCAAATTTTGACTTGTCCTGATCACGGGTTTCAATATCGCCTTGCCACAGGGGAATGTCTTACCTCGCCGCAAACACCGCTTCAATCCTATCCGGTTGAAGTAAGGGACGGGCAGGTTTTTGTACAGCTTGGTTTGTGA
- the hypF gene encoding carbamoyltransferase HypF — protein MTLSLNRLSASLQAVSEEVAETIRITGTVQGVGFRPTVYRLANQYGLRGEVLNDGAGVLIRAIGTETALDHFVQQLQVECPPLAKITAIARSPLSAASFTDFQIVESVATSISTEVAPDAATCPNCVSDTLDPFSRWYRYPFTNCTHCGPRLSIIHTIPYDRPNTSMAPFPMCVECAEAYHDVSDRRFHAQPVACHKCGPNAWLERTDGKAIVADMFSMMDDVDAACTLIQRGEIVAIKGIGGIHLACDATNEVAVQKLRQRKRRYDKPFALMARDLTIIEQYCDISPVERELLQSPAAPIVLLKVKQESTPTPHSLPPIAPLAPSLAPGLSTLGFMLPYTPLHHLMLRRMKRPIVLTSGNLSDEPQCITNDEARQRLGAIADFLLLHNRDIVNRVDDSVVRVVNHQPQILRRARGYAPAPIPLPAGFEQAPDLLAMGSELKSTFCLLSNGRAVLSQHLGDLENATAFAAYQDTLNLYLDLFQHSPEAIAIDQHPEYLSTKLGREFAEEKSLPIHLIQHHHAHVAACMAENSISLESPPVLGIALDGLGFGEDGTLWGGEFLLADYRQFQRVARLKPVAMLGGSQAIYQPWRNTYAHLMSASSWEELHATYSDLEIIQFLEQQPRSLLDQMLQKGIHSPLASSAGRLFDAVAAAIGLSREKVSYEGQAAIQLEALIQSHDLELAKISPYSFDLQTVQLNDQTLLELDSRSLWSALLQDLQQSTPSGLISAKFHLGFANAIAQLVQHLSHSYGFTHIALTGGVFQNEILTHAVQQQLSIMNFTVLTHHRVPPNDGGLSLGQGAIAAARSLLT, from the coding sequence ATGACGCTCAGTCTCAATCGCCTGTCTGCATCGTTGCAAGCGGTTTCTGAAGAAGTTGCAGAGACTATTCGCATCACTGGAACCGTTCAGGGAGTTGGGTTTCGTCCAACCGTGTATCGCTTGGCGAATCAGTATGGCTTGCGTGGTGAAGTTCTGAACGATGGCGCGGGGGTCTTGATTCGAGCCATTGGTACGGAAACCGCATTGGATCACTTCGTACAACAACTCCAGGTTGAATGCCCACCGTTAGCGAAAATTACGGCGATCGCTCGTTCTCCTCTAAGCGCAGCATCCTTCACGGACTTTCAGATTGTCGAAAGTGTTGCCACTTCTATCTCTACGGAGGTTGCACCGGATGCAGCAACCTGTCCCAATTGCGTTTCTGACACACTCGATCCCTTTAGTCGTTGGTATCGCTATCCGTTTACCAATTGCACTCATTGCGGACCTCGCCTCAGCATCATTCACACGATTCCCTACGATCGCCCCAACACCAGCATGGCACCCTTTCCCATGTGTGTGGAGTGTGCCGAAGCGTATCATGACGTGAGCGATCGCCGCTTTCATGCTCAACCTGTTGCCTGTCACAAATGTGGACCCAATGCCTGGTTAGAGCGGACAGATGGAAAGGCGATCGTGGCAGATATGTTTTCCATGATGGATGATGTGGATGCAGCCTGTACTCTGATCCAACGCGGTGAGATTGTTGCCATCAAGGGCATCGGCGGCATTCATCTGGCCTGTGATGCGACCAACGAAGTGGCAGTGCAGAAACTCCGCCAGCGCAAACGTCGCTACGATAAGCCTTTTGCACTCATGGCGCGGGATCTCACCATTATCGAGCAATACTGTGACATTAGCCCCGTAGAACGAGAACTGCTGCAAAGCCCTGCTGCTCCCATTGTGCTATTGAAGGTAAAGCAGGAATCGACCCCGACTCCCCACTCCCTACCCCCTATTGCCCCACTGGCTCCCTCCCTGGCTCCTGGACTCTCTACCCTCGGCTTCATGCTGCCTTATACGCCTCTGCATCATTTGATGTTGCGGCGGATGAAACGTCCGATTGTTCTTACCAGTGGCAATTTGAGCGATGAGCCGCAATGTATTACCAACGATGAGGCACGGCAAAGGTTAGGGGCGATCGCTGATTTTCTGCTGCTTCACAATCGGGATATTGTGAATCGAGTTGATGATTCGGTGGTGCGAGTGGTCAATCATCAACCGCAGATTTTGCGACGGGCACGCGGGTATGCACCTGCTCCAATCCCCTTACCTGCCGGATTTGAGCAGGCTCCCGACCTGTTAGCCATGGGTAGCGAGTTAAAGAGCACTTTTTGTTTACTTAGCAATGGACGAGCCGTTCTCTCGCAACATTTAGGCGATCTGGAAAATGCCACGGCGTTTGCAGCGTATCAGGACACCTTAAATTTGTATCTTGACCTGTTTCAGCATTCACCGGAGGCGATCGCGATTGATCAGCATCCTGAGTATCTTTCCACCAAACTGGGACGAGAGTTTGCTGAGGAAAAGTCGCTACCGATTCACTTGATCCAGCACCATCACGCCCATGTTGCCGCTTGCATGGCAGAGAATAGCATTTCCTTAGAAAGTCCTCCTGTGTTGGGAATCGCCCTGGATGGCTTAGGGTTTGGTGAGGATGGAACCCTCTGGGGCGGTGAGTTTTTGTTAGCAGATTATCGACAATTCCAACGTGTGGCACGCTTAAAACCTGTGGCAATGTTGGGTGGGAGTCAAGCGATCTACCAACCCTGGCGCAATACCTACGCTCATCTCATGTCTGCTTCAAGTTGGGAAGAATTGCACGCAACGTATAGCGATCTGGAGATTATTCAATTTCTGGAACAACAACCGCGATCGCTCCTGGATCAAATGCTGCAAAAAGGGATTCATTCACCCTTAGCTTCCTCTGCCGGACGGTTGTTTGATGCGGTTGCAGCGGCGATTGGTTTAAGTCGAGAAAAGGTTAGTTATGAAGGTCAGGCAGCGATTCAATTAGAAGCCTTGATTCAATCCCATGATCTGGAGTTGGCAAAGATTTCACCCTATTCATTCGATCTGCAAACTGTTCAATTAAACGATCAAACGTTGCTTGAATTAGATTCGCGATCGCTCTGGTCTGCGTTACTTCAGGATCTACAACAATCTACACCTTCAGGACTCATATCAGCGAAGTTTCATCTTGGTTTTGCGAATGCGATCGCTCAACTGGTTCAACACCTCAGTCACTCGTATGGATTCACTCATATTGCACTGACAGGAGGTGTTTTTCAAAACGAAATTCTCACTCATGCCGTTCAACAGCAACTCTCAATAATGAACTTCACCGTCCTGACGCATCATCGTGTTCCTCCTAATGATGGGGGTCTATCTCTTGGACAGGGGGCGATCGCCGCTGCCCGTTCTCTATTAACTTAA